Proteins encoded by one window of Macaca fascicularis isolate 582-1 chromosome 10, T2T-MFA8v1.1:
- the ADISSP gene encoding adipose-secreted signaling protein isoform X2: MAAANKGNKPRVRSIRFAAGHDAEGSHSHVHFDEKLHDSVVMVTQESDSSFLVKVGFLKILHRYEITFTLPPVHRLSKDVREAPVPSLHLKLLSVVPVPEGYSVKCEYSAHKEGVLKEEILLACEGGTGTCVRVTVQARVMDRHHGTPMLLDGVKCVGAELEYDSEHSDWHGFD, encoded by the exons ATGGCTGCGGCTAACAAGG GCAACAAGCCCAGAGTCCGGAGTATCCGCTTTGCGGCAGGCCATGATGCGGAAGGATCCCACAGCCACGTCCACTTTGATGAGAAGCTGCATGACTCGGTGGTCATGGTCACCCAGGAGAGTGACAGCAGCTTTCTGGTCAAG GTTGGCTTCCTGAAGATCCTGCACAGGTATGAGATTACCTTCACTCTGCCCCCAGTGCACAGGCTGAGCAAGGACGTCCGTGAGGCACCTGTCCCCAGCCTGCACCTCAAGCTCCTCAGTGTGGTGCCCGTCCCTGAAG GTTATAGTGTCAAGTGCGAGTACTCAGCACACAAAGAGGGCGTCCTCAAAGAGGAGATACTGCTAGCCTGCGAAGGTGGCACCGGCACCTGTGTGCGCGTGACGGTGCAGGCCCGCGTCATGG ACCGACACCACGGCACGCCCATGCTGCTGGACGGTGTCAAGTGCGTGGGCGCCGAGCTGGAATATGACTCAGAGCACAGCGACTGGCATGGCTTTGACTGA
- the ADISSP gene encoding adipose-secreted signaling protein isoform X1: MAAANKGKCLPGLVGLAQALPVGPGRRAIAAGNKPRVRSIRFAAGHDAEGSHSHVHFDEKLHDSVVMVTQESDSSFLVKVGFLKILHRYEITFTLPPVHRLSKDVREAPVPSLHLKLLSVVPVPEGYSVKCEYSAHKEGVLKEEILLACEGGTGTCVRVTVQARVMDRHHGTPMLLDGVKCVGAELEYDSEHSDWHGFD; this comes from the exons ATGGCTGCGGCTAACAAGGGTAAGTGCCTTCCTGGCCTGGTGGGGCTTGCACAAGCTCTTCCAGTGGGCCCTGGTAGGAGGGCCATTGCTGCAG GCAACAAGCCCAGAGTCCGGAGTATCCGCTTTGCGGCAGGCCATGATGCGGAAGGATCCCACAGCCACGTCCACTTTGATGAGAAGCTGCATGACTCGGTGGTCATGGTCACCCAGGAGAGTGACAGCAGCTTTCTGGTCAAG GTTGGCTTCCTGAAGATCCTGCACAGGTATGAGATTACCTTCACTCTGCCCCCAGTGCACAGGCTGAGCAAGGACGTCCGTGAGGCACCTGTCCCCAGCCTGCACCTCAAGCTCCTCAGTGTGGTGCCCGTCCCTGAAG GTTATAGTGTCAAGTGCGAGTACTCAGCACACAAAGAGGGCGTCCTCAAAGAGGAGATACTGCTAGCCTGCGAAGGTGGCACCGGCACCTGTGTGCGCGTGACGGTGCAGGCCCGCGTCATGG ACCGACACCACGGCACGCCCATGCTGCTGGACGGTGTCAAGTGCGTGGGCGCCGAGCTGGAATATGACTCAGAGCACAGCGACTGGCATGGCTTTGACTGA
- the HSPA12B gene encoding heat shock 70 kDa protein 12B isoform X1: protein MLTVPEMGLQGLYIGSSPERSPVPSPPGSPRTQESCGIAPLTPSQSPKPEARAPQQASFSVVVAIDFGTTSSGYAFSFASDPEAIHMMRKWEGGDPGVAHQKTPTCLLLTPEGAFHSFGYTARDYYHDLDPEEARDWLYFEKFKMKIHSATDLTLKTQLEAVNGKTMPALEVFAHALRFFREHALQELREQSPSLPEKDTVRWVLTVPAIWKQPAKQFMREAAYLAGLVSRENAEQLLIALEPEAASVYCRKLRLHQLRDLSGRAPGGGRLGERRSIDSSFRQAREQLRRYRHSRTFLVESGVGELWAEMQAGDRYVVADCGGGTVDLTVHQLEQPHGTLKELYKASGGPYGAVGVDLAFEQLLCRIFGEDFITTFKRQRPAAWVDLTIAFEARKRTAGPHRAGALNISLPFSFIDFYRKQRGHNVETALRRSSVNFVKWSSQGMLRMSCEAMNELFQPTVSGIIQHIETLLARPEVQGVKLLFLVGGFAESAVLQHAVQAALGARGLRVVVPHDVGLTILKGAVLFGQAPGVVRVRRSPLTYGVGVLNRFVPGRHPPEKLLVRDGRRWCTDVFERFVAAEQSVALGEEVRRSYCPARPGQRRVLINLYCCATEDARFITDPGVRKCGALSLELEPADCGQDAAGAPPGRREIRAAMQFGDTEIKVTAVDVSTNRSVRASIDFLSN from the exons ATGTTGACTGTCCCGGAGATGGGCCTGCAGGGGCTGTACATCG GCTCCAGTCCGGAGCGGTCCCCAGTGCCTAGCCCACCCGGCTCCCCAAGGACCCAGGAAAGCTGCGGCATTGCCCCCCTCACACCCTCGCAGTCTCCA AAGCCCGAGGCCCGAGCCCCCCAGCAGGCCTCCTTCTCCGTGGTGGTGGCCATTGACTTTGGCACCACGTCTAGTGGCTATGCTTTCAGCTTTGCCAGTGACCCTGAGGCCATCCACATGATGAG GAAATGGGAGGGCGGAGACCCGGGCGTGGCCCACCAGAAGACCCCGACCTGCCTGCTGCTGACCCCGGAGGGCGCCTTCCACAGCTTTGGCTACACCGCTCGCGATTACTACCATGACCTGGACCCGGAAGAGGCGCGGGACTGGCTCTACTTCGAGAAGTTCAAGATGAAGATCCACAGCGCCACG GATCTCACCTTGAAGACCCAGCTAGAGGCAGTAAATGGAAAAACGATGCCCGCCCTGGAGGTGTTCGCCCATGCCCTCCGCTTCTTCAGGGAGCACGCCCTTCAG GAGCTGAGGGAGCAGAGCCCATCACTGCCAGAGAAGGACACTGTGCGCTGGGTGTTGACGGTGCCTGCCATCTGGAAACAGCCGGCCAAGCAGTTCATGCGAGAAGCTGCCTACCTG GCTGGACTAGTGTCCCGAGAGAATGCAGAGCAGCTACTCATCGCCCTGGAGCCTGAAGCTGCCTCGGTATACTGCCGCAAGCTGCGCCTGCACCAGCTCCGGGATCTGAGTGGCCGGGCCCCAGGTGGTGGGCGCCTGGGTGAGCGCCGCTCCATCGACTCCAGCTTCCGTCAGG CTCGGGAGCAGCTGCGAAGGTACCGCCACAGCCGCACGTTCCTGGTGGAGTCGGGTGTAGGAGAACTGTGGGCAGAGATGCAAGCAG GAGACCGCTACGTGGTGGCCGACTGCGGCGGAGGCACCGTGGACCTGACGGTGCACCAGCTGGAGCAGCCCCATGGCACCCTCAAGGAGCTCTACAAGGCATCTG GGGGCCCTTATGGCGCGGTGGGCGTGGACCTGGCCTTCGAGCAGCTGCTATGCCGCATCTTCGGCGAGGACTTCATCACCACCTTCAAAAGGCAACGGCCAGCAGCCTGGGTAGATCTGACCATCGCCTTCGAGGCTCGAAAGCGCACCGCTGGCCCGCACCGTGCAGGGGCGCTCAACATCTCGCTGCCCTTCTCCTTCATTGACTTCTACCGCAAGCAGCGGGGCCACAACGTGGAGACCGCTCTGCGCAGGAGCAG CGTGAACTTCGTGAAGTGGTCCTCACAGGGGATGCTCCGAATGTCTTGTGAAGCCATGAACGAGCTCTTTCAGCCCACAGTCAGCGGGATCATCCAGCACATAG AGACGCTGCTGGCGCGGCCGGAGGTGCAGGGTGTGAAGCTGCTGTTCCTGGTGGGCGGCTTCGCCGAGTCAGCGGTGCTGCAGCACGCGGTGCAGGCAGCGCTGGGCGCCCGCGGTCTGCGTGTCGTGGTCCCGCACGACGTGGGCCTCACCATCCTCAAAGGCGCGGTGCTGTTTGGCCAGGCGCCGGGCGTGGTGCGGGTCCGCCGCTCGCCGCTCACCTATGGCGTGGGCGTGCTCAACCGCTTTGTGCCTGGGCGCCACCCGCCCGAGAAGCTGCTGGTTCGCGACGGCCGCCGCTGGTGCACCGACGTCTTCGAGCGCTTCGTGGCCGCCGAGCAGTCGGTGGCCCTGGGCGAGGAGGTGCGGCGCAGCTACTGCCCGGCGCGTCCGGGCCAGCGGCGAGTGCTCATCAACCTGTACTGCTGCGCGACCGAGGATGCGCGCTTCATCACCGACCCCGGCGTGCGCAAATGCGGCGCGCTCAGTCTCGAGCTTGAGCCCGCCGACTGCGGCCAGGACGCTGCCGGCGCTCCTCCCGGCCGCCGCGAGATCCGCGCCGCCATGCAGTTTGGCGACACCGAAATTAAGGTCACCGCCGTCGACGTCAGCACCAATCGCTCCGTGCGCGCGTCCATCGACTTTCTTTCCAACTGA
- the HSPA12B gene encoding heat shock 70 kDa protein 12B isoform X2, translating to MMRKWEGGDPGVAHQKTPTCLLLTPEGAFHSFGYTARDYYHDLDPEEARDWLYFEKFKMKIHSATDLTLKTQLEAVNGKTMPALEVFAHALRFFREHALQELREQSPSLPEKDTVRWVLTVPAIWKQPAKQFMREAAYLAGLVSRENAEQLLIALEPEAASVYCRKLRLHQLRDLSGRAPGGGRLGERRSIDSSFRQAREQLRRYRHSRTFLVESGVGELWAEMQAGDRYVVADCGGGTVDLTVHQLEQPHGTLKELYKASGGPYGAVGVDLAFEQLLCRIFGEDFITTFKRQRPAAWVDLTIAFEARKRTAGPHRAGALNISLPFSFIDFYRKQRGHNVETALRRSSVNFVKWSSQGMLRMSCEAMNELFQPTVSGIIQHIETLLARPEVQGVKLLFLVGGFAESAVLQHAVQAALGARGLRVVVPHDVGLTILKGAVLFGQAPGVVRVRRSPLTYGVGVLNRFVPGRHPPEKLLVRDGRRWCTDVFERFVAAEQSVALGEEVRRSYCPARPGQRRVLINLYCCATEDARFITDPGVRKCGALSLELEPADCGQDAAGAPPGRREIRAAMQFGDTEIKVTAVDVSTNRSVRASIDFLSN from the exons ATGATGAG GAAATGGGAGGGCGGAGACCCGGGCGTGGCCCACCAGAAGACCCCGACCTGCCTGCTGCTGACCCCGGAGGGCGCCTTCCACAGCTTTGGCTACACCGCTCGCGATTACTACCATGACCTGGACCCGGAAGAGGCGCGGGACTGGCTCTACTTCGAGAAGTTCAAGATGAAGATCCACAGCGCCACG GATCTCACCTTGAAGACCCAGCTAGAGGCAGTAAATGGAAAAACGATGCCCGCCCTGGAGGTGTTCGCCCATGCCCTCCGCTTCTTCAGGGAGCACGCCCTTCAG GAGCTGAGGGAGCAGAGCCCATCACTGCCAGAGAAGGACACTGTGCGCTGGGTGTTGACGGTGCCTGCCATCTGGAAACAGCCGGCCAAGCAGTTCATGCGAGAAGCTGCCTACCTG GCTGGACTAGTGTCCCGAGAGAATGCAGAGCAGCTACTCATCGCCCTGGAGCCTGAAGCTGCCTCGGTATACTGCCGCAAGCTGCGCCTGCACCAGCTCCGGGATCTGAGTGGCCGGGCCCCAGGTGGTGGGCGCCTGGGTGAGCGCCGCTCCATCGACTCCAGCTTCCGTCAGG CTCGGGAGCAGCTGCGAAGGTACCGCCACAGCCGCACGTTCCTGGTGGAGTCGGGTGTAGGAGAACTGTGGGCAGAGATGCAAGCAG GAGACCGCTACGTGGTGGCCGACTGCGGCGGAGGCACCGTGGACCTGACGGTGCACCAGCTGGAGCAGCCCCATGGCACCCTCAAGGAGCTCTACAAGGCATCTG GGGGCCCTTATGGCGCGGTGGGCGTGGACCTGGCCTTCGAGCAGCTGCTATGCCGCATCTTCGGCGAGGACTTCATCACCACCTTCAAAAGGCAACGGCCAGCAGCCTGGGTAGATCTGACCATCGCCTTCGAGGCTCGAAAGCGCACCGCTGGCCCGCACCGTGCAGGGGCGCTCAACATCTCGCTGCCCTTCTCCTTCATTGACTTCTACCGCAAGCAGCGGGGCCACAACGTGGAGACCGCTCTGCGCAGGAGCAG CGTGAACTTCGTGAAGTGGTCCTCACAGGGGATGCTCCGAATGTCTTGTGAAGCCATGAACGAGCTCTTTCAGCCCACAGTCAGCGGGATCATCCAGCACATAG AGACGCTGCTGGCGCGGCCGGAGGTGCAGGGTGTGAAGCTGCTGTTCCTGGTGGGCGGCTTCGCCGAGTCAGCGGTGCTGCAGCACGCGGTGCAGGCAGCGCTGGGCGCCCGCGGTCTGCGTGTCGTGGTCCCGCACGACGTGGGCCTCACCATCCTCAAAGGCGCGGTGCTGTTTGGCCAGGCGCCGGGCGTGGTGCGGGTCCGCCGCTCGCCGCTCACCTATGGCGTGGGCGTGCTCAACCGCTTTGTGCCTGGGCGCCACCCGCCCGAGAAGCTGCTGGTTCGCGACGGCCGCCGCTGGTGCACCGACGTCTTCGAGCGCTTCGTGGCCGCCGAGCAGTCGGTGGCCCTGGGCGAGGAGGTGCGGCGCAGCTACTGCCCGGCGCGTCCGGGCCAGCGGCGAGTGCTCATCAACCTGTACTGCTGCGCGACCGAGGATGCGCGCTTCATCACCGACCCCGGCGTGCGCAAATGCGGCGCGCTCAGTCTCGAGCTTGAGCCCGCCGACTGCGGCCAGGACGCTGCCGGCGCTCCTCCCGGCCGCCGCGAGATCCGCGCCGCCATGCAGTTTGGCGACACCGAAATTAAGGTCACCGCCGTCGACGTCAGCACCAATCGCTCCGTGCGCGCGTCCATCGACTTTCTTTCCAACTGA